A segment of the Macrotis lagotis isolate mMagLag1 chromosome 8, bilby.v1.9.chrom.fasta, whole genome shotgun sequence genome:
GTGTATCAGTGTCAGGATGCTGAAATCCCAGGCTAAGCACCACTTGGTAGTCCCTGAAGGctcagagtgaatataaataacaattatttctgttttagcaagaaaccctgaaggtcttcctctcccatattgatttttttaaatgtgtttgcTTGCTTTTGACTAGGGAAAGAagtcatttttgtcttatttcttgACTAGTCTTAATtattgaatgggcattgcctcagttgAAATGAGACCTATTAAAGAACTTTACTCAATAAGTTCCAAGGTCTCCTACTCCATCCAGGGCCAGTTCCAGtaatcctgatccatatctggccactccagagaagaaagggaagctggtgactttgcatagttctccctcacttaaatccaattcacttgcatgtcatggcatcacttcccggATCtaggccttcttcaagaatgaaggccaaGAAACAAAGAACAACCAAATGTTGAAAtgtggaaaaatgggaaaaaaagctaGCTTCAGTCTgacaacaagcatttgttaaatcaAGAAGCATAACCATCTAATATGGGCTGGACACTTTCATTAATCATTAGGGATTAgcacaagaaaaaggaaaaaattagtcTTGCTCTATTCTTGGgaaactcataatctaatggggggaggggggaaggttcAGACAACTATTTGAAGACAAGCTAgagacaagataaattggagataatcccAGATGGAAGACATTAGCATTAAAGGGGATCTGgaaagaagatgagattttagcagAGAGGCCAGTTTAAGATGTCCAGTAGACAGAGCTAGGAAACTGAATGGTATGCCTTGATAAAGAAATCTGggaatcatcaacatagagatattgagaattaattaatgaaattaagTGAAACAATATAAAGAAGATCATAGGGCCCAGGATAGAGGTTTGGGGTTACCCAAGGTTAATAGGCAGATGTCCAGAATagccagcaaaggagactgaaaaggtaCTCAGGTAGATAGATAGGAGAAGAGCCAAGAGAGAGTAATGTCATAAAGCCTTACTATCAAGTAGGAGAGGATTATCAGCAACATCCAAGGTTGTAATCCAAAGGACTGAGAAAATATCAGATTTGGCAGCTCATAATTTTGGACAGTGGTTTCTGCATGAAGAAGTTGGGACCCAGCCTGGATGTAAAGttaacagaataagaaaaaaggacaTGGAGGCATAGATTCTCAAAAAGCATAGTCCCAAAGGTTATGGACATGGGACAGTAACTAGTAGGGCTGAATAGTTCCAAGGTAAGGGCTTTTGTgagaatgggaaagaaatgaaagtatttGTGGAAAGTAGTAAagaaaggacagctaggtggcaagtggatagagcaccggctctggagtcaagaggaactgagttcaaatccagaatcagacacttaataattacctagttgtgtgatattTGGCAATTTAAGgcaattgccttaaatatattttttttaaatttaaagaaaattagttAAAGAAGAGACTGAATGTGAGGATGATAggacaatgagctggagaagatggGAAAGAATAGGATCACTTGTTTATAAAGAGGGGTTTGCCTTGGCAAGAAGAAAGACCACTTCTTCAAGTGAGACAGGGATGAATTGGGGATACAACAGAAGCATCTAGGTGGTATGAaatggagaggaggggagaagagggaccCTCTCAGAGACTGGCCtcattttttcaatgaaacatgAGGCAAAGTTTttaggggaagaggggagagggagagttgAGGGAGGAAAAGGTTTGGGAAAAGCATTGTTATGAGTAGGTTTGTGAGTCAATGGGAATTGCTTTGCCATAGTGACGGTCCAACTGAAATgatgtaatataaatttatagtggGTTTAGTCAGCATGATTTCCTGGTTTTTCTCCAGGCCTGTTCAGTAGCATGTGAGTAGCCTGTGGAAGCTGAGACTTTGCAGAGCAAGATTAGTGATGGGATAAAGAGATATGGCAGAATTGGGGAAAGCAAGAGACTATAGCTAGCGCAAAGATGTTTGcctggaaaagagagaagggtaAAGGAATTGGAAGTTATGATGAGGGCAAAGAACCAGGGTTTCAGGTTGTAAGGCACAGAGAGAGGATGGAATAATAGCAGGTTGTGATTAGAGAAGGGAATTTCAGAGGTCATGAAGATGGACACGATGCAATTGTGGATgatgatggcaagatcaagagtATGTCCGATGGCTGAATAATAGGAAAAGCGTGATCCAGGCTGCCTAGGGAATTGCATTGTGTTTTCAAGGTTGCCAAACTGCTCCCTGACACAAAACTCCTTATTTCTGATACTGGTATTCTCTCAGTGATGCTATGTGCCTGTGCATTGATAAAATTATACAATTTTAGATGAGCCAAAATGACAAGTGACCAGAAGGGCCATGAAGAGTTGCATGCTAGGCAAAAGCAAGCTGCAAAATCTTGGCTTACATTCAAGAAGTAACAGAAAAGATAACATCCTGGAAAGATATGATCAGAAAAGGGGGTGGGACAAGCATATATTATTCAGATGCCTTCTCCTGTTCTCCTGGACCCCTCCCCGTCTCACACATTTGCCAAGGCAAATTATGTACAAGGGAGAAAGGCCAAAGTGTTCTAAAGGTAGAAATAGTGGAGGAGGAATACATTTCCAGGGGTGAGTAGGTGGTGAGTTGGCCTGGTGATAGGTAGATGACTTGATAGGAGATTGCAGGATGTAACACTTATGTTAATTAGATCGTTAAGAAACTGAATAATAATGATTAGCATTCATATAGTGGCttaatatttggaaagtgctttacGTATGTCATTTTACTTATTGCAGCAATATAgatactattatcttcattttatagatgaagaaactgagactaagagaagggaactgatttgcccaaggtcacactgctagtaagtatgaagcaagatctgaactcaggacttcttcaTTTTAAATCCAGTACTCTTATCTAATGTACTGCCATTTCTATGTTATCCACCATTTGGGTCATCCAGCTATTATGTGTCTGACGCAGGGCTTCTTGAATTAGAAGCCATCAAGCTAGCCACTACACCTTGCTGTCTCTCCTTattcttgccatttttttcttttctttttttttaaaggtttttgcaaggcaatggggttaagtggcttgcccaaggccacacagctaggtcattattaagtgtctgagaccggatttgaagccaggtactcctgactctagggccggtgctttatccactgtgccacctagccaccccttgccaTTTTTTCTTGACTAATATGAGAATAACTATTTATAGTAGGTGCTGCTTCTGTTACCCCTCCAGATAAAGATGTGGACCTTTAAATCCCAAGTTTTAGAACCAAAgaattttagagatagaaaggaaccTTCTAAAAAGGAGCTCCCTCAAGACAACTTGAGGCCGGGAAAGGTGGCAAggttttcccaaggtcacccaggtgcCTCACAACCAAGTTAGGATAGGATTTCAGATCTGCCTCTTtttccagtgttcttttcactttacttttcccaaataattaaaaaaaaaagtggtgacTGATGAACTGAAGAACTCCTTGGCTGCAGTGAGGTCCTCTATTTAGGGACAGAAGGTGACAGCCTCATGAGGATGGCTCCTCCAAAGGAGGCTGGCTCTTTAAGAACAGAATTTGTGGGACTTCCCTGTTCCTGGGTGCTCTCAGCTGTTTGGCTCCCAGGACTGTCTGTCTGAATGAAGTCATTGTAGATCGGGTTACCTGGCCTGGAAGGTTGAGCTCCAAGTGTTCAGTAAAGGGGAGGAGGAAGCAGGGAAGTCTGTGGTCGCTGCCATGCAGCCCGGCCGAGCCATCATCCAATTCCGCCACTGTGGAAAGGATGTCTATTGCTTCAGGGTCCCTGACCTTTGCCCGGCGTGCCATGGGCCCCTGAGCTTCAGGAATCTGGATGAGGCCCCTATCAGCATTGCCACCCCATTGGTCCATGGGCACCAGCAGCAGTGCGTCTTCCTGCTCAGGCCAACTCTGGGGACCTTCCTTAGGTACAGTCTGATCCAGAGGCGGTAGGGAGAGGTGTGCTTGggttttcttctaggtttttcatCTTCACTTCCTCACTTTAAGAAGGGCAGCCTTCTGGAGTTTTCCCCTCATGATCTTGGACCTTGCTTCCTCCCTCTTTTGAGATTTGTGCTTTAAATTTGTTTGcacaaaaatcatgaaaaaatattttgggcaTTAAATAGTATTATTAACAATTTTGGACTATAAAATGTTGCTCCAAATGAGGAACTTTCTCGACCAGTTCAGGTTGGTGTCTTCTCCGTacctcttcattctttttcactttcaacagtttttaaattatattttaaaataatttttaacgtttgttttttaagatcttgagttccaaattctctctttcccttcctttcctaccctccttattgagaaagcaagtaatagTCTTCATAGTGAAGAGTTACCTGGTctactaagtgacttgtctaaggtcacctAGCCAGTCTGTGTCAGAGGGGtgattcaaatctagtctttctgattctggtGCCTGTCCTCTGTCCTCTCCACCAAGCTGCCTCTCTTTCCTAGTGCTTACCACAATGTCTGACAAGTAGTGAGTGATTAATTAAtgctgattgattggttgatcctaattctcatttatatagcacttttaaatGGAGCCTCACCATAAAGCTCAAAGAGCTAGATGGTCCTGTTATCCTCACTTTTtcccccaattgatattttatctttccaattacatgttatgaaagttttgcaTCATTCATCTACATGCGTATGCATTATGTATAAGTTACCTAagttccttccaccctcccttcccacccccttcccctcaatggtgaacaaACTGatgaacattatacatatacaattgtgtttaacatgtttacagatgaagaattaggattgagggagaagaaagaaaaccataagataggaaagaaaaacgtaagagaatttttaaaaaggtgaacatagtgttcattcagattctacaggtggtttattgttttgtttttttcccctcttgataTGGACAGCATTGTCCACAAGTCTCCCAGAgtagtcctagctctctgaatgcTGAGAGGGGCTGCATGtgattctcattttgcaaatggggaaacagagactcaaaaagaaagattaagtggGAAAACCcctagccttggaatcagaagatttggGGTCTCATCCCTGATGCAGAttccctaggcaaatcacttccctaGTCTGGACCTGTTTCCTTATCCAGAAAAAGAGGGAGTCAGACTTGGCTTCTGAGAATGTCCAGTTCTACATTTATGGTCCTCTCTGAAAGAGGCCCCAGAGCTAAAGGGTGTCATAGggagggatttgaactcttgactccaggctgggCTCAAAGTACTCAGGCTCTCAACAATTGGCAAACACATTCACAGCTCCCATTTACTGGCTGGGCGAGAAGGATGAGTACAAATTGGGATATAAATGTGAAGCAAATTGAGGCTGGGCCAATATGAGTACTTTGAAGAAAGGTCAAAAGTCTAAGGGTTTAAGACAGAAATGAGAAACTAGCTGCAAGAATTCAGGAACCAGGGAATCATTGCCATCTCCCAGAGGCAGGATATAGGGaacattgaaatatatatataggcaaaGGAAGTCTGACTCCCCTTGACAGCTGAATACATTCTTCCATCCATTCTCTGCCCTTCTCTTCTAAGGTAAGTTTATGGCTTCATGTCTGGGTCTGCCACATCGGTCCTGATGGACTCAGAGGGCTCAGAGATCAAGGACCCCAGGATGCTGACTGAGCCTTCCAGGCTGTGGATTGGTAGAAGAAGACCCCCTCCTGTGCTGGCTCCTCTGTCCTTCCCTCCCACCTATACCCTTGACAGTCCTTTAGGTATTTTAAGGGGGCCCCACTACATATGGTAGTTCACAAACATGATGGCGCACCTACTGTGCATTACACATTTTGCTAAGCTCAGGGGATTCTGAAGCATACATTCTTCCTGACCATTCTAATTTAGTACGCTCAACATCTATTGGATATCAGTTTTTCAAGTGAAAAGGAATGATCTATAGAagatttctaaaaagaaatttttttttcagggactATGATGGAAATGCTGATCTCCATGTTGGAATAACCAATACACATggtaaaaaatgatttcttttatcttttcattctgGTTCTCTCGGGTTCATTTAGGTTCAGTTCTCCAAATGTTGATTTAAGAATACCTCATAGTACCACACCCCTGTTTGCATCTATTCATGTACCTGGTGTGAAGTGCCTACTCTGCACATAGCAGAGGGTTAGGGATATGGGGACAAAGGGAGATGAGGGAGGGAGTTTCCTAACCCTAAAGAGTCAACACACTCCCTAGGAGGGGAAGACATTTATAACCCACAAATAGATGCTATACTACATTTAACAATTGGAGGAGGAGGGCAAGGACATTTATAActaggggaatcaggaaaggattTCCATAGAAGATTGCCCATgagctgggtcttgaaggaagctggaGATCTATTTACCAGCTGTATAGTTTGGGGTATTTGAGCCTTAGTGAAGTTATAAAAcggttcagtcatgtttgactctttgtgaccccatttggagttttcttggcaaagagacttgaatggtttgccattttcttctttggctcattttatagatgaggaaactgaggcaaacaaggtgacatgacttgtccagggtcacactgctttgaactcaggaagatgaggtttcctgtctccaggcccagcGCTCTGTGCATATGCCCTCCCCACCCAGCTGCCTAAGAAAATCACACAAATCCCTTACCTAACACGAAGGGTTGTAATCTATGTGTAGCCCATTCTCTCCTCAGATGGTGAAGCTGCTGAAAACTCACCATCTATTCAAAACTACCTCATGGGTCCTGATGAATGTTAGTTAAAAGATCATTATCTTGCAGAAAACAAAATCTCACACAAATAGGGGTAGAGTGTCCCACACATGGGGACTTGTAGGACCCCCTATATGTGTGGCAGAAGGCATATGAATTGTGGAATTCATATGGAGAGGGTACTTGGGAGCCCCAGGGTAATGTCCCAGCCAGAGCATCAGCTGCTTCCCTGCAAAGCTGCTGGTCATCTGGTCTGCTGGTGCCAACGAGCTGTGACACCTTTTGCTGGCTCATCATAGAATGGCAAACACTGAGTGACTTCTCCAAAGAAGGGTTTTAGCCCATTGCTTCATCATAGCACCGGCCAGCTAGGCAACAAAAGCCCTTAGACAGAGGTTCTCTGCCTTTATTTGAACTTCTATACTGCTTGAACTGCCTTTGAGTTCAGACTATTGGATTTCACATGGGCACATTCCTATCCACTAGCATTCTGTGCCTGGGCACTATCCTGAGGCCATGCAAATTACCCCAGGATGTCCCCTGGTCAGACTAGAGGATGAAGTCTTAACTTCATTACACAAGAAACCCACCTCTCTCCTTAAATAGGTGAAGGATTTTAATCACCCAGTCAACTAACATGTATTGGTTGTAAGAAAATACTAAGTTATTCTAAGCACTGGATTTACGGATTCATATTCTCAATGAAATAGATTTGGGAGTCTTTTAGTCATTGGGTTTTATCAGGGTGTAGGGCTATACTCTTTTCTTAAAACATGGTTCACCATTTTCCCTTTACACCACATTCATATATTGTTCCATTGAATGCAAACCCAAACATTGAAGGGAGGCAAAGTCTACTCACATAAGAAGCCAGATCACagacttttaaaagtttaaatttttttttctttaggaaaacaTGAGACACTTAGCCCTGAAATAGAACCTATTCCACCTAAGAATTTGAAGAGCATTTTCCTTAAGGTCATTGCAGAGTTGTGTCTTCCTGGGGGACAGTGAGAGCAAGAATTGCTTGAGTGTTCTCTAGTGCATTTAGCCACAATGTCAGGGATGGCCCTCTGAAGTTTCTACTGGCCTCCTCTCAAGAATCTGGAATCCATTGATACTGGACCCCTTCCTGTTATGTTGacataaaagaaattatgaatatatgtaaagtaATGATTTTGTAGATGCTTTCCCATAATTTGTTTCTCCTAAAGCAGAATTCATACTCATGCTCCTAGACCagtttgattctttttaaaataggaattgtATATAATTACAACGAGCAAGGTGTCCAGAGAGATGAAGTTGGGTGGGAACAGAGTATAAGTATTCCGCTATTACAGCCCAACATGTTTGGATTGATGGATCAATGGGATAAATATCTGGAAGAGTTCTCTGCAACAGATGACTGGTCTCCAAGTAGGTATGTAGTTCTAAAGAACCTAATAGAACCTAAAGAAACTATCATCAGGTATTAGATTTCCAATAGCCACTTTTTGTGAGACTTTTAGAGATTTCTCCAAGATTTGCAAACTTCTCAGTAATGAGATGGGTCATAATTCAGTGAATTTTAACTCATACAAGGAGGACTTGTGTCATGAAGAAGTGGGGATCAATTATTCTGAGAGACACAGGGGTATCAGTCAATATGGGACGGCCTTTGGAAAGATGATTTTCAGATCAGGCAGGTGGAGGAAGGGGGCTGGTGATCCCATAAGAGGCACCCTCCTGATTGGACATCTGGATTCTTGTCTTTCTCTTAGTTGGGTGGAGGGCAAgtatgcttgcccaggttctgttGAACACGAGTCAGGCATGTATAATGGATTTCTCATTATGCAGGGAGGTAACATAAACTGAGGCTATAAGTTTCTAGTAAGGAAGATTCTAGATATTGGGAATTCCAGAAAAGGGGCAGTCACAACATGTTGGGAAAAGAGGTGGTTATCCTATTATAAGAAAGATAAGACACCCAGAAAACAGGTATTTTAGACTACTACAATGTATTACAAATTCCAACTAGGGTTTCCTTAATTTGGGTCAATGAATTTTCTGCAAAGCTGGTCAACATAAAAgcatgatagatttttttttttgcaagacaatggggttaagtggcttgcccaaggccacacagctaggtaattattaagtgtctgaggccggatttgaaccgaggtactcctgactctagggccagtgctttatccactgagccacctagctgccccctatgatatatcttttacatgaataaaaagtATTTCAGAAAGAATTAACCTTGGGTGAGTGGGCTAGGGAAACTTCACAATGATtaaaatcagagaaattactATTCTCTTCTCAGATATTCCCAGCCAAATTTATCAAGTAGAGATCTTTACACGTCACACACTAATATTAATTTCATGACCACCACCCCTTTCAGCTTTGTGTCTTTTAAAACTtatcatgggggcggctaggtggagtagtggataaagcaccggccctggagtcaggagtacctgggttcaaatccggcctcagacacttaataattacctagctgtgtggccttgggaaaaacacttaaccccatttgccttgcaaaaacctaaaaaaaaaaaaattatcatgaatTGAGAGAAGAAACCTggtacagaggaaagaaaaaaggcacaaaagtcagagacctgggttcagatcccacctctaAATCTACCTGTGAGAACCCATTCCCAAAAGGAGGGAGGTCAGACCAGAAGGTAtttgaagtcctttccagttctaagttATGAAATCAATTCTATTTCTGAGATATTCCTTGGAATAAATAGGTACAATCAGGACAATCACCAAAGCAAtaggagaaagaatggaaagggcAATGCTTTGGGAGCTCCAAGTCCTtccattaactgtgtgaccttgaacaagttcctgtatcttcctgagttctaaatTCCATAGTCAGGATTTATAGATGATTAATTAGACTAGGAATCATGGTACCACAATCTAGAATTGAATTATCAAGTTAAAATTTTAACCATAGCTTCCATTTATTTGTgtgttaaggtttgcaaagccctttcCATGTATTAGCTCACATTAATCTTATCATGACCCTGTGAATCATGGTTCTGGTTTTCTCtattttagaggtgaggaaactgaaattcagttGATATTATTCCAGGGTCACGGAGCTAATAAAAATCTAAGATGGGATTCAAGCCCACtgagctcttcctgactctaagttcagcCCTCTAtcctgatgataatgatgatgtttgttcttcattttcaaggaaggccatgacatcagggaggtgatgccatgacaaaacACGTGAATGGAAAGGATGCACCCAGTTTAGGTCAATGATATGACAATTCCTATGTATGGCTTTGCCCTTGTTACCTATCAGATACCTTTTTAAAtgactgattttattttcaaaggtATGAAGAACATCGCCACAACTGTTATACTTATGCCTTGACATTCATTAATTATATACTAACTGCGGAGGGAAAGCATCAATTGGACAAAGATGAATTCACTGAGAAATTTGTGGTACCAAGGACAAGGAGAGCTTCTAAGTATATCACTCTCTATCGGGCCATAGAAGAAGGTGGTTTCTACGTTATTGATCGCCTTGATTCAGATACAAATCTTCTTTAGGGGCAcaatttatgatggaaaatttaaaatggaaaagaggtTAAATTTATAAGGGATTAATTACAGAACTTTTAGTTTCTGAACATTGGATTGTCATGGCTGAAGAAATCACTACCACATGGCCAGCTACTACCTGGTGATGGACCTTCTCATAATTAGTCAGTCTAGTCTTCAGGCACAATCCATCCCACTGGAACCATAGCCAACATCTTTTCTGTAAACATGGCGTGACCTGTCAGGAAACTTGCTGCTTTGATCAATTCTTCCAAGAATCTAGAATAGCTTCCTTAACATGAAGAAGTTATTAGagtttaatctttattttaaattgtagTGATAATTATATCATAATCATTCCTGTACATATTTCTCCCCCATAAGCACTgattcttacttttaaaaaaatgatattactaCAGTGTCCCATATATTTCTCCTCTATCCACTCCCAGAGCACCATCTGAtacaatgaattattttttttaaagatagggaaAGCACAACTGATTGATATactgaaaaaagttcaaaaacagGTGCAATGTATAACTTCTATGAACCTTTCACCTTCACAAATGGGTAAATTGGGGATGGCTTCACTTTCTCTCCATTTTTGAGTCTGaatcttttaataaataaaaagttaagcaaaaataatattcttatctgaaatgtatgtatgtatgtatgtatcattcATTTTCCACAACATTTATACCTTTCTGCCATTAAGAGAAAAGTACATATCAAGAGTAGGGCTTTTTATGACTAGAAATGATGTTATACCACAGTCTccaagtaatcaaaattataggTCATTCAAAAGGAAAGACACATAGTAGGTGTAAATAGGTCACAACATATTACCAACATCAAATTGCTCATAAGAGGTGGCATAAAAAATTATCAGAAGGATGTATTAAGTGGAAAAGTAGTAGGGCTGTCCATGGAGCATTATATTGGTACCTATGTAATATTGAGATAGCTAAAGGAAGCTGGAGCTGTGAGTTATTTATAGGAAAATTGTACAAGAGAGAAAGTAGGTGGGTTGGGTTCTGTACCACATTATGAACTTAAAACAGATTCACTCAAGAACATGTATTATGACTAATGAAAATGTCccaaataaaagcattttttcaGTTCAAATAACCCAGTATAAATGATTTGtgaaaataattaagaaactGTCCTCATTCAgcaattgctggatcaaagggtatgtacatttttactactgggtctatactctgaagagatcatgcaaaacagtaaaaacatcactttacaaaaaatattcacagcagccctatttatggtggcaaagaactggaaattgagtgaatgtccatcaactgaggaatggctaaacaaattgtggtatatgtacattatggaacactattgttctaatagaaacctggagggatgagaattcggacaagcctggaaggatttgcatgaactgatgctgagtgagatgagcagaaccagaagaaaaccatacaccctaacagcaacatgggggtgatgattaaccttgatggacttgctcatttcaaaagtgcaacaatcagggacaattttagggtatctgagatggagaataccatctgtatccaaagaaagagttgtggagtttaaacagaccaaagactattgcctttaatataaaaaaaaaaaggttcttatataattttgctcttattttttccttaaggatatgatttctctctcaacacattcattttgatcaatgcataacatggaaacaatgtaaaagctATCAGACTatcttttgtggggggtgggggaggaaagcaagattggggggggtaaactgttaaattaaattaaaactgttaaattcaaaaaacaaaaagaaaattgtcctcAATTTTAGAACATCTATCTATGGATCTAAATTATCCTTCCAGACTGAT
Coding sequences within it:
- the MKRN2OS gene encoding MKRN2 opposite strand protein isoform X2 encodes the protein MLLQMRNFLDQFRDYDGNADLHVGITNTHGIVYNYNEQGVQRDEVGWEQSISIPLLQPNMFGLMDQWDKYLEEFSATDDWSPSRYEEHRHNCYTYALTFINYILTAEGKHQLDKDEFTEKFVVPRTRRASKYITLYRAIEEGGFYVIDRLDSDTNLL
- the MKRN2OS gene encoding MKRN2 opposite strand protein isoform X1, with the protein product MQPGRAIIQFRHCGKDVYCFRVPDLCPACHGPLSFRNLDEAPISIATPLVHGHQQQCVFLLRPTLGTFLRDYDGNADLHVGITNTHGIVYNYNEQGVQRDEVGWEQSISIPLLQPNMFGLMDQWDKYLEEFSATDDWSPSRYEEHRHNCYTYALTFINYILTAEGKHQLDKDEFTEKFVVPRTRRASKYITLYRAIEEGGFYVIDRLDSDTNLL